TTTATATAGCTTGGGCTTTATCTTTATCTGGAATTTTCTTCTCAAGAAAAAGCCCTATTGCTCTTTCTTTAACTTCTATTTTAGCAGGGGTAACTTTAGGTGTAGCTCATCTTAGTCAAATGGATCCACAAATTACAAATTTAGTTCCTGTATTGCAGTCTTATTGGCTCACTATACATGTATCAGTAATCACTGCTAGCTATGGATTTTTAGGACTTTGTGCCCTACTTGGAATTTTTGTTTTAGTATTATTGACAATGTTAAAAAATAATGGAAAACACAATGAAAATATTCTAAGAAACATAACCGAAGCTACTAGAATCAACGAAATGGCGATGATACTAGGCTTGTGCTTACTTACTGTGGGAAATTTTTTAGGAGCTATATGGGCTAATGAAAGCTGGGGAAGATATTGGAGCTGGGATTCTAAAGAAACATGGGCTTTAATAAGTATATTAGTATATGCAGCAATTTTACATATAAGATTAGTTCCAAAATGGGCAAACCAATACACTTTTGCTGTATGCTCTATGTTTGCTTATTGGGCGATTATAATGACTTATTTTGGAGTAAATTACTTTTTAACAGGTATGCATTCTTATGCAGCAGGTGATTCTGTAAATATACCAAGTTATGTTTATTGGGGATTTTTATCAATGGTAGCTTTAAGTTTGCTTAGTTATTTTAAAAAATCTTATGCAAAAAAATTATAGGAAAATACAATGAGTAATTCTTTTTTAATTTTTTTAATAATAGCTTTAATTGTCTTTATTGTCCTAGGAATTATCGCTGTTATATTTTTTACTAAAAAAGATAAAACAAAAGCAACAAGTGCTTCTAAAAACTCTCTTAAAATAAACAATATAGAAGATTTCATAGCAAAAGCTAATTCCACAAAAAATTCAAAAGATATTCAAGAGCTAATTTTACATTTTCTAAATACACAAAAAATTGGAAACAACCCAAAAGATAGTGCAACTAAAAGAAAACTTGATTTTGTTAGTGCTATATCTGCAAATGCAAATTCCACTCCTAAAAATATTTCTTTTTTAAATAATGAATTAAAAAAAAGATATAAAGGATTAAAAAAAGAAATAGATGCTTATGAGCAAATTGGATTGGCAAAAAGAAAAATGAGAGAATCATGATGAAAAACATTAGAAATTTCTCCATTATCGCTCATATTGATCATGGTAAAAGCACACTAGCTGATAGAATAATAAGCGAATGTGGGGCAATTAGCGATAGATTAATGAGCAATCAAGTTATGGACACTATGGATATAGAAAAAGAACGCGGAATAACCATCAAAGCTCAATCAGTGCGTTTAAACTACAAATTCAACAACGAAGAATACATTTTAAATTTAATCGATACCCCAGGGCATGTGGATTTTTCTTATGAAGTAAGTCGTTCTTTAGCAAGCTGTGAAGGTGCTTTGCTTGTAGTTGATGCTTCTCAAGGAGTTGAAGCTCAAACTATAGCAAATGTTTATATAGCTTTGGAAAATAATCTTGAAATCATTCCAGTGATAAATAAAATAGATCTTCCATCAGCTGATGTTGAAAAAGTAAAACACGAAATAGAGCATATTATAGGTATAGATTGTTCTGAAGCAATTTGTGTTAGTGCTAAAACTGGAGAAGGTATAAAAGAGCTTATCGAAGCTATCATTACTAAAGTTCCCACACCAAAACTAAATGAGAATGCACCTACTAAAGCTTTGATTTATGATTCTTGGTTTGATAATTATTTAGGGGCTTTAGCCTTAGTTAGGGTTTATGATGGGCTTATTGCTAAAAATGATGAAGTTTTAATCATGAGCACAGAAAAAAAGCACCTAGTGCAAGATCTTTTTTACCCACATCCACTAAGTCCTATAAAAACTGAGAAATTAGAATCAGGTGAAGTAGGAGTTATAGTGCTTGGGCTTAAAAATGTAGCCGATGTTCAAGTAGGCGATACCATAACACTAAGCAAAAACAAGGCTAAAGAAGCTATTGGTGGTTTTGAAAAAGCAAAAGCTTTTGTTTTTGCAGGATTATACCCTATAGAAACAGATAAATTTGAAGATTTAAGAGATGCGCTTGATAAATTAAAATTAAATGATAGTTCTATTACTTATGAGCCTGAGACTTCTTTGGCTTTAGGATTTGGCTTTAGGGTTGGATTTTTAGGGCTTTTGCATATGGAAGTTATCAAAGAAAGACTTGAGCGTGAATTTAATCTTGACTTAATCGCTACTGCACCAACTGTTACTTATGAAATTTATCAAACTGATGGGGAAGTTTTAAAAATTCAAAATCCAAGCGAATTACCACCTGTAAATAAAATCGATCACATCAAAGAACCTTATGTTAAAGCTACCATTATAACACCTAGTGAATTTTTAGGAAATTTAATAACGCTTTTAAGCAGAAAAAGAGGCATACAAATAAAAATGGATTATATTACACCACAGCGTGTTTTACTTGAGTATGATTTGCCTTTAAATGAAATAGTAATGGACTTTTATGATAAATTAAAATCACTTACTAAAGGTTATGCTAGCTTTGATTATGAGCCTATAGAATTTAGAGTTGGTGATCTTGTAAAACTTGATATAAAAGTAGCTGGAGAAAATGTAGATGCATTAAGCATTATAGTGCCAAATGAAAAAGCTTTAAGCAAAGGTAGAGAGCTTGTAAAAGCTATGAAAGAAATAGTTCCAAGACAGCTTTTTGAAGTAGCTATACAAGCTAGTATAGGCAATAAAATAATAGCTAGAGAAAATGTAAAATCTATGGGAAAAAATGTAACCGCAAAATGTTATGGTGGAGATATAACTAGAAAAAGAAAATTGCTTGAAAAGCAAAAAGAAGGTAAAAAAAGAATGAAAGCCATAGGGAAAGTTCATTTACCACAAGAAGCGTTTTTGAGTGTATTAAAAATAGACTAATCCCTAGTAAAACTAGGGATTATTTATGCATTGATATCTAAAGAATTTCCACCCAATTCATTGATTTTTTGAGTTACCTTTTCAATAGCTTTATCAATGGTTTCATAGCTGATATCAGGAAGTTTGCCACCCCACATTTTTTCCGCTTGCGCAAATCCTGCTTTTAGACCTTCTAAGCCTTTTTGAAGCTTATCCATGTCTTCTCCAGCTCCATTTATAACAAAATCAGC
The genomic region above belongs to Campylobacter peloridis LMG 23910 and contains:
- the lepA gene encoding translation elongation factor 4 — its product is MMMKNIRNFSIIAHIDHGKSTLADRIISECGAISDRLMSNQVMDTMDIEKERGITIKAQSVRLNYKFNNEEYILNLIDTPGHVDFSYEVSRSLASCEGALLVVDASQGVEAQTIANVYIALENNLEIIPVINKIDLPSADVEKVKHEIEHIIGIDCSEAICVSAKTGEGIKELIEAIITKVPTPKLNENAPTKALIYDSWFDNYLGALALVRVYDGLIAKNDEVLIMSTEKKHLVQDLFYPHPLSPIKTEKLESGEVGVIVLGLKNVADVQVGDTITLSKNKAKEAIGGFEKAKAFVFAGLYPIETDKFEDLRDALDKLKLNDSSITYEPETSLALGFGFRVGFLGLLHMEVIKERLEREFNLDLIATAPTVTYEIYQTDGEVLKIQNPSELPPVNKIDHIKEPYVKATIITPSEFLGNLITLLSRKRGIQIKMDYITPQRVLLEYDLPLNEIVMDFYDKLKSLTKGYASFDYEPIEFRVGDLVKLDIKVAGENVDALSIIVPNEKALSKGRELVKAMKEIVPRQLFEVAIQASIGNKIIARENVKSMGKNVTAKCYGGDITRKRKLLEKQKEGKKRMKAIGKVHLPQEAFLSVLKID